The following proteins are encoded in a genomic region of Deinococcus sedimenti:
- a CDS encoding IS6 family transposase, giving the protein MTDRKPYRHRFPLSVIGYALRLYHRFPLSQRDVQELLHERGIQVSHETLRQWNIKFAPLLTEELRHREPRRGSRWHLDEVCVKIGGVKHWLWRAVDEYG; this is encoded by the coding sequence GTGACTGACCGGAAGCCCTACCGCCACCGTTTTCCCCTGAGCGTGATCGGCTACGCTCTGCGGCTGTACCACCGCTTCCCACTCAGCCAGCGGGACGTTCAGGAACTGCTCCACGAGCGCGGCATCCAAGTCAGTCACGAAACGCTGCGGCAATGGAACATTAAGTTCGCCCCACTCCTGACCGAGGAACTGCGCCATCGAGAACCCCGGCGGGGTTCTCGATGGCATCTGGATGAGGTCTGCGTCAAGATCGGCGGGGTCAAGCATTGGTTGTGGCGAGCGGTCGACGAATACGGGGA